The sequence CCACTCTTCAGTTGGTCAACATAGACTAGTTCGTCTGGTGAGCAATAGAAATAAATTTCTTCAGCTTGCAGTTTTTTATAGTTGATGATCAAATATACTCACATTAGTAATAGTGGTCGTCAAATAGTGAGATAACTAAGCCCTCACAAGTTCTTATCCCATGCTTCCCTGTGTGGCTATGATGAAATttagtcaatagaacggcgtcgactggatgctatcgccttctgcgttagtagcagaatgagagggcgcGAAATAGCTTGAAAGTTAAAGCCCATTTTAAAGTGCAATTttaatcatagtatattacaacatattatatatatatatatatatatatatatatatatatatatatatatatatatatatatatatatatatatatatatatatatatatatatatatatatatatatatatatatatatatatatttattattgatattattattactattattattatttaaagtaCTGCTACGAAAGACGAGCATCACtttggaagctttgtgtttctccctgaaggtctgaaatgagtaagacgcgccCTTCTAACAAATAAACCATCAGGCagatttaagctggtacagcgaaattctttattatatggctggaTGTTCTAGCTGAAAgccgccgggtcctcaaaccccattttggccttcttaacagcagttatatgaaagctatctgataatcaaattcggatctactgtaagtctacccgcatacactgatTATGTCTTGAACTGATGGTAGCTTCCCACATACATACATGTTTTGAGGAAAGGTTGGGGTTGATAACATCCATTTGATCGTATGCCTCCATACTAGTTATGTTCTCAAACGAAACATGATTCTTTGCGCGATCCAAAATAGCACCACTTACAAAAAATTCGATGAGACTGAGAGGTGTGTTATTCCACGATAGTTCCCCACGTTActttgaattttcgaaattacttTGAGTTTGGCTCCAAACGAAAACGCCACTCAATTTATTTCGACCGATGGTTTACAGTTACTCCATTCACTTTCAGAGTTGTATCAAACAGAAACaaaattctatttcaaaatgagtTCAGTAATTTATTTTTGTCATACTTAAAAATAGTTTCGttatatttttgattttcttgTTCTATATTGGAATGTTTCTCCGGAAGTTGCAATAACTCCTTCTTTAGTCTGATTTTATTACTAGCAAACAGTTTGACGTGGTCGAGAAAATTACATGACTAATGATGTATCTAAGGCACGGGTTGGTTTATACTTCTATACATAAAAAATGGACGGATGTGTTATCTACTAGATCAACATACTTTGACAAGAAGTTCCAGAATATAATTTCTTGGTTAGTTGAATTTAAAAACCGAAGCGGCTCATAACATTTTCCATCTAAGCGCAAAAAAGAGGCCTGCCAACACAGATGCGCCCATCATCCAAACGAGCGATTGTCTACCAGGAGCTTTGTTGCACCGGTGGTCCAGAAAGCAGAAACAAAAAGTTGTGCTAGTATAGTAATCACGTCGTACGTCCAACTGTTTGATTGAATTATTTACATAGTGAGCCAACTGTTCATCTTTGGCCGATTTATAGCATCCTTCGTACTTATCTGCTGGAATATCGGTTCGAAAGCCTTGCAATGCGCTCAAACAGTCCCGGGTAATAGTTTCCGTAGCTACAAGTTTAGCATGCATTTAATCGTTACCATCAGAACAATAAATATAAACTTACTTCCTTTTCGTTCGATCACTTTCACGCATATATCATCGTCTTCTGGGCAAGGATCGCCCAGGTAGCCTATACCACGCCAATTAAATTTGTCGCCACAGCCTGGTGTAGCTGACGTGCATCGGTAGCACCAAATTGCTGTACCTGAACGGGATCAAGACAAGCAAAATTAAAAACAGATAGCTATGGTTCAACACTTTCGGAACCTTTTTCAAATGTTCCCAGAAATACTAGCAATGGAATAATCAGATCCTTAGCACGCATTTTTGAAGTACTGATCAGGAATAATAAAACACGCGAGTTTATGATGaacaactgaaaatggtattatTGAAATCTAGCGGAATGTAAACACGCCCAGTCCAAGTAATTGATTCTCTTGGCGTTTTGTTTGCGTCTTGTTTATGGCATGTTACTGACTCATGGTTGCTATAAAATGCACGGTTAAAATAAAATACCCATTTATAGGTAGGGAAgacttcacacatttcagtacCGTgagggttcagtgaaagtgccttcagtgcgccgtcagtgttcttttttttatcggaacccttccgtttcgtttccgtgctgtttctgttccggcacagccaatgcaatgacataccgacttcagtgaaaataaaaaatatcggtgacgacgaatttgagtttgccggacggacgctacactgacagcgagctgcactgaaacggcaaggtgccggataggtgtgaatgcgcgcatagataacgaatgaaataacatcagtatccgtgcacggtgtcgtgccggcactgaaccggaccggatatgtgtgaatagtccttaaataTTTAATAATCCAGCAATTAGTTTgatccatggattgactttgtaaacgcgctttcaTGTGACAGACAGACAAAAGCCGTTCGTTTTTCTCTGAACTTAGTTTAAATATTCTAATTTTTTGGGTATATCTGATTTTTGTGCATTGTAACGGTCTGATCAGTGCTTTTAAATTTCTATTTCGTGCTGAATCTAGTGAATATTGAACTGTTT comes from Malaya genurostris strain Urasoe2022 chromosome 3, Malgen_1.1, whole genome shotgun sequence and encodes:
- the LOC131435783 gene encoding uncharacterized protein LOC131435783; the protein is MRAKDLIIPLLVFLGTFEKGTAIWCYRCTSATPGCGDKFNWRGIGYLGDPCPEDDDICVKVIERKGTTETITRDCLSALQGFRTDIPADKYEGCYKSAKDEQLAHYVNNSIKQLDVRRDYYTSTTFCFCFLDHRCNKAPGRQSLVWMMGASVLAGLFFALRWKML